A single Pseudomonadota bacterium DNA region contains:
- a CDS encoding winged helix-turn-helix domain-containing protein, whose translation MNIPLAQHTPPELDRLIASFESKVFKSITEPARAAIIKFLMLNGRADISTIASHLPQDRSVISRHLNMMAEAGILIAAKETRHMYYSLNCRAFLDEFERITQEIRECMAVCCPPE comes from the coding sequence ATGAACATCCCGCTGGCACAACATACTCCCCCCGAACTGGACAGACTGATTGCCTCCTTTGAATCAAAGGTCTTCAAGTCGATTACCGAACCGGCCCGGGCCGCGATCATCAAATTCCTGATGCTGAACGGCCGCGCCGATATCAGCACCATCGCCTCCCACCTGCCCCAGGACCGGTCGGTGATCTCCCGACACCTGAACATGATGGCTGAGGCTGGAATCCTCATTGCGGCAAAGGAAACCCGGCATATGTATTATTCCCTCAACTGCCGGGCCTTTCTGGATGAGTTTGAACGAATCACTCAGGAAATCAGGGAGTGCATGGCGGTCTGCTGCCCGCCGGAGTGA